TTGTTCACCTAATAAAAGAGATGAAATACTACGGCATACCTGTGGTAGTAATAGATGAATCGGAAAAGTTAGAAGAGTTCGCTAAGGAACACGAAATACGCTATTACCTTCAACTGAACCCGACAGAAGAAAACACTCTATATCTTGCAAACGTTGAAGCTGCCGTAGGTGCAATAGTTGCCACATCTGATGACTACAAAAACTTAGCTATAACCCTCACAATAAAAAACGTAACAACCAAAAACAACATCTATCCCTTCTTCATCTTAGCACTGGTAAAAGATGACAAATTCAAAGAAAAACTCAAATTAGTAGGTGCTGATTACGTAGAAACAATCCCCTCAATAATCTCCAAAAGAGTTGTCATATTAGCAAGGAAACCACCAATTTTCGGTGAAAAATCCCTCCTTGAAGAAATCCTGTTCGGTGAACACACTTTCATAGACATAGAAGAATTAGTTGTTCAACCAGACTCTCCCATAATCGGTAAAACCCTGAAAGAACTTGACCTCAGAAAGCGTTTCGGAATAACCGTAATTGCAGTGAAAAAATCAAACGGCGAAGTAATCTTCACGCCAGGCGGAGACCTAAAAATAGAACCGTTAGACATAATGGTAATCGTAGCACCTAAAAAGAAATTGGAAGAAGCTGTTCGCGCTCTCTTTAAAGGTAAAATTACGTCAAGAAGCGCAATGCTAAAAAGAAAAATAAAGGAGAGGTTAAATGGACTGGGGTAAAGTTGGAACTGCTTTCTTCATTA
This region of Desulfurobacterium pacificum genomic DNA includes:
- a CDS encoding potassium channel family protein, with the translated sequence MKFRAPLIIALITIMISTVGYMIISGVDLLRAFYMTILTVTTIGYGEMWNMDAKARIFNLAVMTFGVGSVMGYSIAVLINIVTSGEVKTIMRFRKMVSDISALKGHYIVFGMNDYVVHLIKEMKYYGIPVVVIDESEKLEEFAKEHEIRYYLQLNPTEENTLYLANVEAAVGAIVATSDDYKNLAITLTIKNVTTKNNIYPFFILALVKDDKFKEKLKLVGADYVETIPSIISKRVVILARKPPIFGEKSLLEEILFGEHTFIDIEELVVQPDSPIIGKTLKELDLRKRFGITVIAVKKSNGEVIFTPGGDLKIEPLDIMVIVAPKKKLEEAVRALFKGKITSRSAMLKRKIKERLNGLG